One Microcebus murinus isolate Inina chromosome 7, M.murinus_Inina_mat1.0, whole genome shotgun sequence genomic region harbors:
- the COMMD5 gene encoding COMM domain-containing protein 5 — protein sequence MSAVGVASSYLHHLGDSHSGQVNFLGAQLPPGVAAMARLLEDLDRSTFRKLLKLVVSSMQGEDCREAVHHLGASANLPEEQLSTLLAGVHTLLKQALRLPLASLKPETFKDQLQELSIPQDLVEELTSVVFGSQRPLLDFVAQQQGTWLPHMADFRWRVDVAISTSTLARSLQPSVLIQLKLSDGSAHRFEVPTAKFQELRYSVALVLKEMADLEKRCERKLQD from the coding sequence atgtctgccgtgggtgttgcATCTTCCTACCTGCATCATCTTGGTGACAGTCACAGTGGCCAGGTGAATTTTCTGGGGGCCCAGCTCCCTCCAGGGGTGGCAGCAATGGCCCGGCTCCTGGAGGACCTGGACAGAAGCACATTCAGAAAGCTACTGAAGCTTGTGGTCAGCAGTATGCAGGGGGAGGACTGCCGGGAGGCCGTACATCATCTTGGGGCCAGTGCCAACCTGCCAGAGGAGCAGCTGAGCACCCTACTTGCAGGTGTGCACACTCTGCTCAAGCAAGCCCTCCGGCTGCCCCTCGCCAGCCTGAAGCCTGAAACCTTCAAGGACCAGCTCCAGGAGCTCTCTATCCCCCAAGACTTGGTTGAGGAGTTGACCAGCGTGGTATTTGGGAGCCAGCGACCCCTCCTTGACTTTGTGGCCCAACAGCAGGGGACCTGGCTGCCCCACATGGCTGACTTTCGGTGGAGGGTGGATGTGGCAATCTCTACCAGCACCCTAGCTCGCTCCCTGCAGCCGAGCGTCCTGATACAGCTGAAGCTTTCAGATGGGTCTGCACACCGCTTCGAAGTCCCCACAGCCAAGTTCCAGGAGCTACGGTACAGTGTGGCCCTGGTTCTAAAAGAGATGGCGGATCTGGAGAAGAGGTGTGAGCGCAAACTACAGGACTGA